A single genomic interval of Zobellia nedashkovskayae harbors:
- a CDS encoding nuclear transport factor 2 family protein, giving the protein MRIKYVLLITLLFSLPNLQAQQNTEVYLLDIKTVNGKTEMVNPRNISNNEGYDNQPSFYNENTILFSSTRRGQTDIAKYDIKSGALTYISDTPQGSEYSPLKIPGKNSTSAIRLDTTGLQRLYEYSIWDGTYTEILKDLSIGYHVWYDEETIVSAALGNEGLNLVISNIKNGSHDTIYNNVGRSLHKIPDKNLISFISKNSDPWEVKSLNPKTGKIKTITSMFKNTDDVCWLSNGHIIAADNKTLMEIAPEESKEWKRFLRLDKKGLNNISRIAVSPNGSHLSVVVEQTPEAIVQNQLDAYNARDLKAFLNTYSEDIQVFNFPNELSFEGKEVLKERYGAFFESTPDLHCKIKNRIIIGNKIIDKEKVTINGETHWVVAIYEVENGKIAKVTFVR; this is encoded by the coding sequence ATGAGAATAAAATACGTTCTATTAATAACATTGCTATTTTCTTTACCTAACCTGCAGGCCCAACAGAATACGGAAGTATATCTTTTGGACATTAAGACGGTAAACGGTAAGACCGAAATGGTTAACCCAAGAAATATAAGCAATAATGAAGGGTATGATAACCAACCGTCATTCTACAACGAGAACACCATTTTATTCTCATCTACCAGGAGGGGACAGACAGACATTGCCAAGTATGATATTAAATCTGGTGCGTTAACCTATATTTCAGACACGCCCCAAGGCAGTGAATATTCACCTTTAAAAATACCCGGAAAGAACTCCACTTCTGCAATACGTTTGGATACTACGGGTCTGCAACGCCTCTACGAGTACAGTATTTGGGATGGTACCTATACGGAAATTCTTAAGGACCTTAGTATAGGATATCATGTTTGGTATGATGAAGAAACAATTGTTTCCGCAGCATTGGGCAATGAAGGTTTAAACTTAGTTATTTCTAATATCAAAAATGGCAGTCATGACACCATTTACAATAACGTAGGCCGTTCACTTCATAAAATTCCAGATAAGAATCTCATCAGTTTTATTAGTAAAAATAGTGACCCTTGGGAGGTAAAATCCCTGAACCCAAAAACAGGTAAAATTAAAACCATCACCAGTATGTTCAAAAACACTGATGATGTATGTTGGCTTAGTAACGGCCATATTATAGCCGCCGATAATAAAACATTAATGGAGATAGCTCCAGAAGAAAGTAAAGAATGGAAACGCTTTCTAAGGTTGGATAAAAAAGGACTGAACAACATTAGCCGTATTGCCGTGAGCCCAAACGGCAGCCACTTATCTGTAGTGGTAGAGCAAACTCCAGAAGCTATTGTACAAAATCAATTAGATGCCTACAATGCTAGAGACCTGAAAGCTTTTTTAAATACCTATTCAGAAGATATACAAGTGTTCAATTTTCCGAATGAACTAAGTTTTGAGGGCAAAGAAGTATTAAAGGAAAGGTATGGAGCTTTTTTTGAATCGACTCCGGACTTACACTGCAAAATCAAAAACCGCATTATTATTGGTAATAAAATCATAGATAAAGAAAAAGTTACCATAAATGGAGAAACCCATTGGGTGGTTGCCATTTATGAAGTAGAAAACGGCAAAATTGCCAAAGTAACTTTTGTCCGTTAA
- a CDS encoding MFS transporter has protein sequence MKPRFHILPIIILSQFACTSLWFAGNAIVDELTLKTGLGPEIIGYVLSSVQLGFIIGTLVFGLFMIADRFSPSRVFMICSILAALCNFLLLSEVLSKWTLLFARFGTGFFLAGIYPVGMKIAADYYQKGLGKALGYLVGALVLGTAFPYFVSGTSLGSDFTLVIKITSALAIIGGLILWMFVPNGPFRKPSSKLSLGAGPLLFKLHSFRQAAFGYFGHMWELYAFWAFTPLAIQTYNDISGSELSVALSTGIIIALGGLSCVLGGLLSLRTGSRKVAVISLLLSGLFCLLSPLLFILPTSLFLIGWGFWGMAVTADSPQFSNLVAGSVPPELKGTALTLVNCIGFAVSIFSIQLLSALAETIDVTYLFTVLALGPAIGLFGLLGKQYKA, from the coding sequence TTGAAACCGCGCTTTCACATTCTTCCAATAATTATCCTCTCGCAATTTGCCTGCACCTCTTTATGGTTTGCTGGCAATGCCATTGTAGATGAGCTTACCCTAAAAACGGGATTAGGGCCAGAAATTATTGGTTACGTCCTATCTTCTGTACAATTGGGTTTTATTATAGGCACACTGGTTTTTGGCCTTTTTATGATTGCAGACCGGTTTTCGCCTTCACGTGTGTTTATGATTTGCTCAATTTTGGCAGCACTTTGTAACTTTCTATTGCTTTCCGAAGTGTTATCTAAGTGGACGCTCCTCTTTGCCCGTTTTGGAACGGGATTTTTTCTTGCCGGTATTTATCCCGTAGGAATGAAAATAGCAGCAGATTATTATCAAAAAGGACTAGGTAAAGCTTTGGGATATTTAGTAGGAGCACTAGTTTTGGGAACGGCATTTCCGTATTTTGTAAGTGGTACTAGTTTGGGAAGCGATTTTACTTTGGTCATAAAAATAACCTCGGCACTCGCAATAATAGGCGGATTGATATTATGGATGTTTGTACCCAACGGCCCTTTTAGGAAGCCTAGCTCTAAATTATCCCTAGGTGCCGGACCCTTGCTATTTAAACTCCATAGTTTTAGACAGGCTGCCTTTGGTTACTTTGGCCATATGTGGGAACTTTATGCCTTTTGGGCCTTTACACCACTGGCCATACAAACCTATAATGATATTAGCGGTTCCGAACTCTCCGTTGCCCTATCTACAGGTATTATCATTGCTTTAGGCGGCCTCTCATGTGTTTTAGGTGGATTACTATCCTTGCGGACTGGCAGCCGTAAAGTGGCGGTGATATCATTACTCCTTTCCGGTCTTTTCTGCTTGCTTTCTCCCCTACTCTTTATACTTCCTACTTCATTATTTTTAATAGGATGGGGATTTTGGGGTATGGCAGTCACGGCAGATTCTCCACAATTCTCAAACTTAGTAGCTGGCTCAGTACCACCAGAACTAAAAGGTACGGCCTTGACGCTCGTAAACTGTATTGGCTTTGCCGTGAGCATCTTCAGCATACAATTGCTTTCTGCCCTAGCGGAGACAATTGATGTCACCTACCTATTTACTGTATTGGCTTTAGGCCCTGCCATTGGGCTTTTTGGACTACTTGGCAAGCAGTATAAAGCCTAG
- a CDS encoding OmpA family protein, translating into MLCTILCHSQNLVVNPSFEEFIACPDNLGIAKNNIVGWSVPTDGTTDYFNTCSVAMGVPYNFNGNQKPKNGVGYLGFYLFAANDYREFAQGQLMEPLIKDTEYIVSFYISLAEKSKYGLKYIGVLFSENELTKSNSKSLIKYIKPESGVINFTEIGNPKYFADKEEWMYISFKTKARGGELFFTIGNFRNNLSTVKSTTKGIKSAGYYYLDMVSIKPVMNDPFDRDLQLDTNYVLNDVLFKTNEYSLDEKAKNSLKILADKLNNDPSLHLTVHTHTDTDGSDQYNKSLSTKRALAITQYLVLLGADKERLDFLGHGGEKPIADNSQPEGKKKNRRAEFQLSRGRFKDLETNTGFAETIFEDEQ; encoded by the coding sequence TTGCTATGCACAATATTGTGCCATTCACAAAATCTAGTAGTTAACCCCAGTTTTGAGGAATTTATTGCCTGCCCTGATAATTTGGGTATTGCAAAGAATAACATAGTAGGCTGGTCCGTACCCACAGACGGAACTACGGACTATTTTAATACCTGTAGCGTTGCCATGGGCGTGCCCTATAACTTTAATGGAAATCAGAAACCAAAGAACGGGGTGGGATATTTGGGCTTTTATTTATTTGCTGCCAATGATTATCGAGAATTTGCGCAGGGTCAATTAATGGAACCCCTTATAAAAGACACTGAATATATAGTCAGTTTCTATATTAGTTTGGCCGAAAAATCTAAATATGGTCTAAAATATATAGGAGTTCTATTCTCTGAGAACGAGCTAACTAAGTCAAATTCCAAATCTCTAATAAAATATATAAAGCCAGAGTCGGGAGTGATTAATTTTACAGAGATTGGAAATCCCAAATACTTTGCGGACAAAGAGGAATGGATGTACATATCCTTCAAAACAAAAGCAAGGGGAGGTGAACTTTTTTTTACGATCGGCAATTTTAGAAACAACCTATCTACGGTAAAGAGTACTACTAAAGGAATTAAAAGTGCTGGCTATTATTATTTGGACATGGTATCTATTAAACCGGTTATGAATGATCCTTTTGATAGAGATTTGCAGCTAGATACAAACTATGTACTGAATGATGTTCTTTTTAAAACTAACGAGTATTCTTTGGACGAGAAGGCCAAGAATAGTCTTAAAATTTTGGCCGATAAATTGAATAATGATCCATCATTACATTTAACGGTTCATACACATACGGATACTGACGGATCAGACCAGTATAACAAATCACTTTCTACAAAACGAGCATTGGCGATAACCCAATACTTAGTTCTATTGGGTGCAGACAAAGAACGTTTGGATTTTCTTGGTCATGGTGGGGAAAAGCCCATTGCCGATAATTCCCAGCCCGAAGGCAAGAAAAAAAACCGCAGAGCGGAATTCCAACTTTCTAGAGGCCGATTCAAAGATTTAGAAACCAACACTGGTTTTGCGGAGACTATTTTTGAAGATGAACAGTAA
- a CDS encoding SMP-30/gluconolactonase/LRE family protein, which produces MLNIKSLFFFLALIWLNSCSGQKTELIALPFEQDLFPEGITIDSRTKTVYLNSLKHNKIVSSSIDGSNPKTFLESNEYNYLSGFGMTIKGDTLYALGNTLPEDKNSSILLFLQLSTGDLIDSYTLNDSDFHYWNDLAVSSTNEIFITDSESNKIYKIKRPDKSIAVFLDNKAIPNCNGITISPNDKHLYLASNNGIAIVDLSSKKLMNKPKEEYSSIDGLKYYKNNLYGIVNGWGEQSQNGLFKYELNSTGTEILKSKKLVEFTERFRIPTTFDICDGYIYFITNTQIDNLDGNTNKIIDTNKLEPYRMMKIKVE; this is translated from the coding sequence ATGCTGAATATTAAATCACTTTTTTTCTTTTTAGCCCTAATCTGGTTAAACTCCTGTTCAGGTCAAAAAACGGAATTGATTGCACTCCCTTTTGAACAAGATCTATTTCCCGAAGGAATTACAATAGACAGCAGAACTAAAACAGTATATCTGAACAGTCTTAAACACAACAAAATAGTAAGTAGCTCTATTGATGGGAGTAATCCTAAGACATTTCTAGAATCTAACGAATATAACTATCTGTCTGGCTTTGGAATGACTATAAAAGGAGATACCTTATATGCTCTTGGCAATACATTGCCAGAAGATAAAAACAGTTCTATTCTTTTGTTTTTACAACTTTCTACAGGAGACCTTATTGATTCCTACACTCTCAACGATTCAGATTTTCATTATTGGAACGATTTAGCCGTTAGTTCTACTAATGAGATTTTTATAACGGATTCTGAAAGTAATAAAATCTATAAAATAAAAAGACCTGATAAAAGCATAGCGGTTTTTTTAGATAATAAAGCTATTCCAAACTGCAACGGGATTACTATTTCCCCTAATGACAAACATCTATACTTGGCATCAAATAATGGAATTGCTATTGTTGATCTGTCGTCCAAAAAACTAATGAACAAACCTAAAGAGGAGTATTCCAGTATTGATGGCTTAAAATATTATAAAAATAATTTATACGGAATCGTAAACGGTTGGGGTGAACAATCCCAAAACGGACTGTTTAAATATGAACTTAATTCTACTGGTACGGAAATTCTAAAAAGCAAAAAATTAGTAGAGTTTACAGAGCGTTTCAGAATTCCTACCACTTTTGACATTTGCGACGGATACATCTATTTTATAACGAATACACAAATAGATAACCTAGATGGTAACACCAATAAGATTATAGACACAAACAAGCTAGAGCCCTATAGAATGATGAAAATTAAAGTGGAATGA
- a CDS encoding nuclear transport factor 2 family protein has translation MRTINKITLFTLAVLFTPLIFNAQEISATMEFENAEANVAIVSNYVNALQNEDVQTMVAQLADDAKIYGLTGGPSNEMSPTQLSEYYKESFATTKHKIDENTAYAPIKVTGGINEGEWVMVWTTDTISHKETGQEIAIPAQVTCILENGKIAMMAHYYDQLNVMMSMGYTLQPPSKE, from the coding sequence ATGAGAACAATTAACAAGATTACGCTTTTTACGCTTGCTGTACTTTTTACTCCGTTAATTTTTAACGCGCAAGAAATTTCGGCTACTATGGAGTTCGAGAATGCCGAAGCCAATGTAGCAATCGTATCGAATTACGTCAATGCACTTCAAAACGAAGATGTGCAAACTATGGTAGCACAATTAGCAGATGATGCAAAAATTTATGGTCTAACTGGAGGTCCTTCAAACGAAATGAGCCCCACACAGTTATCCGAATATTACAAGGAAAGCTTTGCAACCACTAAACATAAGATTGACGAAAACACAGCCTATGCACCTATAAAAGTGACTGGTGGAATAAACGAGGGCGAGTGGGTCATGGTTTGGACTACCGATACCATTAGCCATAAGGAAACAGGTCAAGAGATTGCGATACCTGCGCAGGTAACCTGTATTTTAGAAAACGGTAAAATTGCGATGATGGCCCATTATTACGATCAATTGAATGTGATGATGTCTATGGGCTACACGCTACAACCCCCTTCGAAAGAATGA
- a CDS encoding NAD(P)-dependent alcohol dehydrogenase, translating into MRAAVYREYGPPEVLKLREVNKPHPKDNEILVKIHAATVTSGDVRLRASDFPALFWLPARLIFGLFKPKKSILGHELSGVVEDKGKNATKFEIGDHVFGTTTMLSAGSYAEYVCLPQEWKHGVVESKPKNLSFQEAAALPIGAMTAMYLLEKAQLSKNQKVLIYGASGSVGSYAVQVAKQQGASVTAVCSAPNFKMVKSLGADNLIDYKKEDYSLLLEKFDIVFDAVGKTSKSKAKKVLTKGGRFVSVKMLTKEKPEHLSKIRTLAEEGKLIPFIDKTYPLEEIVTAHKYVDQGHKKGNVVIEI; encoded by the coding sequence ATGAGAGCTGCAGTTTATAGAGAATATGGTCCTCCAGAAGTTCTTAAGTTAAGAGAAGTGAATAAACCACATCCAAAAGACAATGAAATTCTCGTCAAGATTCATGCAGCAACCGTTACTTCTGGCGATGTGCGCCTTCGCGCTTCCGACTTTCCGGCACTTTTTTGGTTACCGGCTAGACTGATTTTTGGGCTCTTTAAACCGAAAAAAAGCATATTAGGTCATGAACTATCTGGAGTGGTTGAAGACAAAGGAAAAAATGCAACAAAGTTTGAGATTGGTGACCACGTCTTTGGAACAACAACTATGCTTTCTGCTGGTTCCTATGCGGAATACGTTTGTTTACCTCAAGAGTGGAAACATGGTGTGGTTGAAAGTAAACCCAAAAACCTAAGTTTCCAAGAAGCTGCTGCCCTACCTATTGGAGCTATGACGGCTATGTACTTATTAGAGAAAGCACAGCTATCCAAAAATCAAAAAGTACTCATTTACGGTGCTTCTGGCAGTGTAGGCAGCTATGCAGTTCAAGTGGCAAAGCAACAAGGCGCTTCCGTAACAGCAGTATGTAGCGCTCCAAATTTTAAAATGGTCAAATCTCTTGGTGCGGACAATTTAATAGATTATAAAAAAGAAGACTATTCACTACTATTAGAAAAGTTCGATATTGTTTTTGATGCAGTTGGTAAAACAAGTAAGTCAAAAGCCAAAAAGGTTCTGACTAAAGGCGGAAGATTTGTTTCAGTAAAAATGCTGACCAAAGAAAAACCCGAACACCTTTCAAAAATTAGAACACTCGCTGAGGAGGGAAAACTGATTCCTTTCATTGACAAAACTTATCCATTAGAAGAGATAGTTACTGCTCATAAATATGTAGATCAGGGACATAAAAAAGGCAATGTTGTAATTGAAATATGA